A stretch of the Alnus glutinosa chromosome 6, dhAlnGlut1.1, whole genome shotgun sequence genome encodes the following:
- the LOC133871057 gene encoding ornithine carbamoyltransferase, chloroplastic, protein MAAISCYCSPIASYKASLSSSLFISSGLHLRRSTRFPGKFSGICVSSPGGSPALQRRVSCQASSATSPPSSSVDGQAKAGLKDFLHISDFDKDTILKILGRAVEVKALLKSGERTFLPFKGKTMAMIFAKPSMRTRVSFETGFFLLGGHAIYLGPDDIQMGKREETRDVARVLSRYNDIIMARVFAHQDILDLAKHATVPVVNGLTDYNHPCQIMADALTIIEHIGQLEGTKVVYVGDGNNIVHSWLLMAAVIPFHFVCACPKGFEPDEKTVEKARKAGISKIEITNDPKEAVRGADVVYSDVWASMGQKEEAAHRRQVFQGFQVDENLMKLAGPKAFFMHCLPAERGVEVTNGVVEAPNSIVFPQAENRVHAQNAIMLHLLGL, encoded by the exons ATGGCGGCAATCTCCTGTTACTGTTCCCCGATCGCGTCAtacaaagcctctctctcctcCTCGCTTTTTATTTCCTCCGGTCTCCATCTCCGGCGATCAACGCGGTTCCCCGGAAAATTTTCAGGAATTTGCGTGTCTTCTCCGGGGGGCTCTCCGGCTCTCCAGAGACGGGTCTCGTGCCAGGCCTCCTCCGCTACTTCGCCACCTTCGTCGTCCGTCGATGGCCAAG CAAAAGCAGGGCTGAAGGATTTTCTGCACATTAGCGATTTTGACAAAGACACTATTTTGAAGATCTTAGGCCGGGCTGTAGAAGTCAAGGCATTGCTAAAATCAGGAGAGAGGACATTTCTCCCATTCAAGGGGAAGACAATGGCAATGATTTTTGCAAAGCCATCTATGAGAACGCGGGTTTCTTTTGAGACTGGTTTTTTTTTGCTAGGAGGCCATGCAATATATTTGGGACCTGATGATATTCAGATGGGGAAGCGGGAAGAAACTCGCGATGTCGCTCGTGTTTTGTCTCGCTATAATGACATTATCATGGCACGAGTCTTTGCTCATCAG GACATTCTTGACCTAGCTAAACATGCAACTGTCCCTGTCGTTAACGGCCTGACGGACTACAACCATCCTTGCCAGATAATGGCAGATGCCCTCACTATTATTGAACATATCGGCCAGTTGGAAGGAACCAAG GTCGTATATGTAGGAGATGGAAATAACATTGTGCACTCTTGGCTATTGATGGCGGCAGTTATCCccttccattttgtttgtgccTGTCCTAAAGGTTTTGAACCAGACGAGAAAACAGTTGAGAAGGCACGAAAGGCTGGAATCAGTAAGATTGAAATAACTAATGATCCAAAGGAAGCTGTTAGAGGAGCCGATGTTGTCTACTCAGATGTGTGGGCCAGTATGGGGCAAAAGGAGGAAGCTGCCCATCGACGTCAAGTGTTTCAAGGCTTTCAG GTGGATGAAAATCTTATGAAGTTGGCAGGCCCAAAAGCTTTCTTCATGCATTGTTTACCAGCGGAAAGAGGAGTGGAGGTGACTAATGGAGTTGTTGAAGCTCCAAATTCCATTGTTTTCCCGCAAGCTGAGAATCGCGTGCACGCACAGAATGCTATAATGCTTCATCTGCTTGGCTTGTAA
- the LOC133870740 gene encoding bifunctional dihydroflavonol 4-reductase/flavanone 4-reductase-like, with protein MGSESESVCVTGASGFIGSWLVMRLLERNYSVRATVRDPDNMKKVKHLLELPKAKTHLTLWKADLADEGSFDDAIKGCAGVFHVATPMDFESKDPENEVIKPTINGLLGIMNACVKAKTVRRLVFTASAGSVNVEEHQKPVYDESCWSDVEFCRAKKMTGWMYFVSKTLAEQAAWKFAKENGLDFITIIPPLVVGPFIMPSMPPSLITALSLITGNEAHYSIIKQGQFVHLDDLCIAHIFLYEHPKAEGRYICSAEDATIHDIAKLLREKYPEYNIPTKLKGIEEKLDIVSFSSKKVKELGFQFKYSLEDMFVGAVETCRAKGLLPPAAGN; from the exons ATGGGGTCGGAGAGTGAGTCCGTTTGCGTCACCGGTGCGTCTGGTTTTATCGGATCATGGCTCGTCATGAGGCTCCTAGAGCGCAATTACTCCGTCCGAGCCACCGTGCGCGACCCAG ATAATATGAAGAAGGTGAAACATTTGCTAGAGCTGCCGAAGGCGAAGACGCACTTGACGCTCTGGAAGGCTGACCTCGCCGATGAGGGAAGCTTCGATGATGCAATCAAAGGGTGCGCCGGAGTTTTCCATGTCGCCACTCCCATGGACTTTGAGTCCAAGGACCCTGAG aatGAAGTGATTAAGCCAACGATAAACGGATTGTTAGGCATAATGAATGCATGTGTCAAAGCAAAAACTGTTCGAAGACTGGTTTTCACAGCATCTGCAGGTTCTGTCAACGTTGAAGAGCACCAAAAGCCAGTCTACGATGAAAGCTGCTGGAGTGACGTTGAATTTTGCAGGGCCAAAAAGATGACTGGATGG ATGTATTTCGTCTCCAAGACACTTGCTGAGCAAGCCGCGTGGAAGTTTGCCAAAGAGAATGGTCTGGATTTTATCACCATTATACCACCTCTTGTGGTCGGTCCATTCATCATGCCATCAATGCCACCCAGTCTTATAACTGCACTGTCCCTTATCACCG GAAATGAAGCTCATTACTCGATAATTAAGCAAGGGCAATTCGTTCACTTGGATGACCTCTGCATTGCTCACATATTTTTGTATGAGCATCCAAAAGCGGAGGGGAGGTATATATGCTCCGCCGAAGATGCCACAATTCACGACATTGCAAAGTTGCTCAGAGAAAAATACCCCGAGTATAACATTCCTACAAA GTTGAAAGGCATCGAAGAGAAGTTGGACATTGTCTCTTTCTCTTCAAAAAAGGTGAAAGAATTGGGGTTTCAGTTCAAATACAGCTTGGAGGACATGTTTGTAGGAGCTGTTGAAACATGCCGAGCCAAGGGTTTGCTTCCTCCTGCCGCCGGTAATTAA